TATGCGTCTCCAGCGATCATTCACGGAGCGGCGCAATGCATCGAGGGGCGGATTCGCGGCGTGGCGGCGCATGCCGCGCGGCCGCATTTAGGCGTCAACGTCATTGAAGTCGGCAGCGCCATCGTGCAGGAGCTCGGCAAAATTCATATCGACCCACAAGTGCCAGCGTCGATCAAAATGACGAAGTTTCACGCCGGTGAAAAAGATGCGAACACGATCCCGGACTACGCGGAATTTGCCCTTGATTTGCGGGCGCAAACGAACGAGGCGATGGAGCGGCTCGTCGAGGGGCTGCGCCATGTGATCAATGGGGTCGCTGCGATTTACGGAGCTGATATTGAGCTTGTTGAGCGGACGCGCATCGTCGCCGCTGATCCTGATCCAGATGCTGTGCGGCTGATGGAGGAGGCGATTATCACGACTTTGGGGACGGAAAAATGCGTTCCGCCGGTCGTGACGTCGGGAGGAGAGGATTTCCATTTTTATTCCTTTAAAAAACCGGAGCTGAAAACAACGATGCTCGGATTGGGCTGCGACTTGCGTCCAGGGCTCCATCACCCGAACATGACGTTCCGGCGCGATGATTTGCTTTCCGGCGTGGAAATTTTGGCGCGGGTTGTGATGAACACGTTTGCGACGTTTGCGCCGCAGGGGGAGAACGAGCGTGCCTCTGTCGCTGCAAATCATTGAGACGATCGAACAGTTGAAAGAGATGGCCAGGCTTGAGGAGGAGATTTGGAAAACGGCGCCGGTTCCGCTCCATCAAACGCTGACGGTGGCGAAAAACGGGGGCATTATCATCGGGGCGTATGCGGACGGGAAGCTTGTCGGCTTTGTCTACAGCTTTCCTGGGTTTCGAAATGGGGAATTGTATCTTTGCTCCCATATGATGGGGATTGCTGAATCGTTTCGTGATCGTGGCCTCGGCTATCGCTTGAAAATGAAACAGGCGGAAGAAGCGCGGCGGCGCGGTTATCGAGTCATCCGCTGGACGTATGACCCGTTGCAAAGTCGAAACGGCTATTTGAACTTGGCGAAGCTTGGGGCCCTTGGCGTCGAGTATGTGGAAAACTGCTACGGCGAAATGAATGACGCGTTGAACGGTCAACTGCCGTCCGACCGCTTCATTGTCGAATGGCGGCTTGATGAGCGTCCGACCGGGGAGCGGAGCTTGGCTAAAGCTGATCTTCTCAAGGCCAGAAGTCTGACGGTGCTCGAGGCAGGTCAAAGGGCTGACGGTCTGTTGCGGCCCTTGCTGAGAGACATCGATGAAACAGCAGCACCGCTGTTGTTGGCTGCTGTTCCGCTTGACTTTCCGCAGCTGAAAGAGCGGGATCTCGCGCTGGCGCTTGAGTGGCGGCTGGCGACGCGCGCTCTGTTTCAGCGGCTGCTTGCGGAAGGATGGATTGTCTTCGATGCTTGGCGCCGCCTGGAGGAAGGGGTGCTTTATTACATATGGAAGCGGCGGAGTGAACGATGGCAGCAGAAAGGGGAAGAGGAATGGCGATCAACATCGAGTACGTCATATTGCGCCATTTGCAAATGGAGTTGAAGGCGCCGTTTACAACGAGC
Above is a window of Geobacillus thermoleovorans DNA encoding:
- a CDS encoding M20 peptidase aminoacylase family protein; translation: MKEIVQQMKAELWEIFDHLHRHPEISWEEWQTTEFLRRELEREGYQVRTFADCPGVVAEIGAGPFTVGVRSDMDALWQEVNGVWQPNHACGHDAHMTIVLGVAKLLRRIGYEPPGTLRFLFQPAEEKGTGALKMIEKGAADGLTFLYGVHLRPIQEVKGGYASPAIIHGAAQCIEGRIRGVAAHAARPHLGVNVIEVGSAIVQELGKIHIDPQVPASIKMTKFHAGEKDANTIPDYAEFALDLRAQTNEAMERLVEGLRHVINGVAAIYGADIELVERTRIVAADPDPDAVRLMEEAIITTLGTEKCVPPVVTSGGEDFHFYSFKKPELKTTMLGLGCDLRPGLHHPNMTFRRDDLLSGVEILARVVMNTFATFAPQGENERASVAANH
- a CDS encoding GNAT family N-acetyltransferase gives rise to the protein MPLSLQIIETIEQLKEMARLEEEIWKTAPVPLHQTLTVAKNGGIIIGAYADGKLVGFVYSFPGFRNGELYLCSHMMGIAESFRDRGLGYRLKMKQAEEARRRGYRVIRWTYDPLQSRNGYLNLAKLGALGVEYVENCYGEMNDALNGQLPSDRFIVEWRLDERPTGERSLAKADLLKARSLTVLEAGQRADGLLRPLLRDIDETAAPLLLAAVPLDFPQLKERDLALALEWRLATRALFQRLLAEGWIVFDAWRRLEEGVLYYIWKRRSERWQQKGEEEWRSTSSTSYCAICKWS